In one window of Hymenobacter nivis DNA:
- a CDS encoding winged helix-turn-helix domain-containing protein yields MKHLIHTLNKAFDHRVRLGVMAVLLATDAVSFNDLKEVLGLTDGNLASHVAALEKAGYVLISKQFIGKKPNTTYTATAEGRAAFQQHLEVLEKLLRPD; encoded by the coding sequence GTGAAGCACCTCATCCACACCCTCAACAAAGCGTTTGACCACCGCGTGCGGCTGGGCGTTATGGCCGTGCTCCTGGCCACCGATGCCGTGAGCTTCAACGACTTAAAAGAAGTGCTCGGTCTCACCGACGGCAACCTCGCCAGCCACGTAGCGGCCCTCGAAAAAGCGGGCTACGTGCTGATCAGCAAGCAGTTCATCGGCAAGAAGCCCAACACTACCTACACCGCCACCGCCGAGGGCCGCGCCGCCTTCCAGCAGCATTTGGAGGTTCTGGAGAAGCTGTTGCGCCCCGACTAG
- a CDS encoding NAD(P)/FAD-dependent oxidoreductase produces MPQSYDVAILGAGPAGTACALALRGAGLRVALLDKARFPRDKICGDAIPGPALKALRQLDPAYATELLAGLHPKAETRTSRVVAPNGRGLGVRWHLPTFNSPRLHFDAALLALVRRHTATDVLENFTVKTIAGAPDAVTLTAPDGQQLRAAILIACDGANSVAARQLAHRQIDRAHHCAAVRAYYTGVAGADGRTTEFFFLKKYPAGYLWVFPVGGGVYNVGFGMLSKDIATQGVDLKKTLLELLGTHPQLAPRFAGAQSLGPVAGFGLPLGTGRPAHALAGPRWLLCGDAASLIDPLQGHGIDTAVRSGILAAAQAVMCFEAQDFSATFTQQYARAVQARLGPQLARSYRIMRFLGNKPWLVNAGVRLAQVPPIGRWLQRLVG; encoded by the coding sequence GTGCCCCAGTCCTACGATGTTGCCATTCTTGGCGCCGGCCCGGCCGGCACGGCCTGCGCCCTGGCCCTGCGCGGGGCCGGCCTGCGGGTGGCGCTACTGGACAAGGCCCGGTTTCCGCGCGATAAAATTTGCGGCGATGCCATCCCCGGCCCCGCCCTGAAGGCCCTGCGCCAGCTCGACCCCGCCTATGCCACCGAGCTGCTGGCCGGCCTGCACCCCAAGGCCGAAACCCGCACCAGCCGCGTGGTGGCCCCCAACGGCCGCGGCCTGGGCGTGCGCTGGCACCTGCCCACCTTCAACAGCCCGCGCCTGCACTTTGACGCCGCCCTGCTGGCCCTGGTGCGCCGCCACACGGCCACCGACGTCCTCGAAAACTTCACCGTCAAAACCATCGCCGGGGCCCCCGACGCGGTAACGCTGACCGCCCCCGACGGCCAGCAGCTGCGCGCGGCGATACTCATTGCCTGCGACGGGGCCAACTCCGTGGCCGCCCGCCAGCTCGCCCACCGCCAAATCGACCGGGCCCACCACTGCGCCGCCGTGCGCGCCTACTACACCGGCGTGGCCGGCGCCGACGGCCGCACCACCGAGTTTTTCTTCCTGAAAAAGTACCCCGCCGGTTACCTCTGGGTGTTTCCGGTGGGCGGCGGCGTGTACAATGTGGGCTTCGGGATGCTATCAAAAGACATTGCCACCCAGGGCGTTGACCTGAAGAAAACGTTGCTGGAACTACTCGGCACGCACCCGCAGCTGGCCCCGCGCTTCGCGGGGGCCCAGTCGCTGGGCCCCGTTGCGGGCTTCGGGTTGCCGCTGGGCACTGGCCGGCCGGCCCACGCCCTGGCCGGCCCGCGCTGGCTGCTATGCGGCGACGCGGCTTCGCTCATCGACCCGTTGCAGGGCCACGGCATCGACACAGCCGTGCGCAGCGGCATTCTGGCCGCTGCCCAGGCGGTGATGTGCTTTGAAGCACAGGATTTCAGCGCCACCTTCACGCAGCAATACGCCCGCGCCGTGCAGGCCCGCCTGGGGCCCCAGCTGGCGCGCAGCTACCGCATCATGCGGTTTCTGGGCAACAAGCCGTGGTTGGTAAACGCTGGCGTGCGCCTGGCCCAGGTACCGCCCATCGGCCGCTGGCTGCAACGGCTGGTGGGCTGA
- a CDS encoding transposase family protein, whose amino-acid sequence MTLCDSTQYVHFLSATENGRVHDKKLADEYALYLPAGCVLRQDLGLLGHAPAGVTVGMPHKKPPKRELTFSQKIYNQLLSPLRIVIEHAHRGIKRLHMVQGTLRLRGEWMRYTVMVVACGLHNLRVRSPHRAFSHP is encoded by the coding sequence ATGACCTTGTGCGATTCCACGCAGTACGTGCATTTTCTCTCCGCCACGGAAAATGGGCGGGTACATGACAAAAAATTGGCCGACGAGTACGCCTTGTACTTGCCGGCGGGCTGCGTGTTGCGGCAGGATTTGGGGCTGCTGGGCCACGCCCCAGCCGGGGTCACGGTGGGGATGCCGCACAAAAAGCCGCCAAAACGGGAACTGACGTTTTCGCAAAAGATTTATAATCAGCTGCTGAGTCCGTTGCGAATCGTTATCGAACACGCCCACCGTGGCATCAAACGCTTGCACATGGTGCAGGGTACGCTGCGGTTGCGGGGCGAATGGATGCGCTATACAGTGATGGTCGTGGCCTGTGGCCTGCACAACCTGCGCGTCCGCAGCCCGCATCGGGCCTTCTCGCACCCGTAA